The genomic interval AGGAATCATCTGCCTTAGTAGTATATTTACAGCCCGTCACAGTATCAGAATATCCAGAATCGCTCGGGCCTGAAAGGACATAATCACCGTCACATCCACCAGTTTGCGATGAACACGACCAGGTAAAATCTTTTTCAATATAATTTATTATGTATGGCTTCGTATCAAATGTTTTTATGCAAAGAACGTTTTTGCCATCCCCTTGGCGCTCAACACGCAGCGTATTTTTTCCATCATTAAAGCCGCCAACTCCGACCTTAGGCAGATCAAACAGAATTTCTTTAGGATTTGCGGGATTAATTTTCTTCCCTGCAATAACTTCCACAGTATTCAGCTTAACCACAACATGCGCGGGATTCCAAATATCGCTTTCAAATATCGCGCCCATTTGCTTTCCAGGCCCAAACGGCAGATCTGCGTCAAAAGTGACTGCCGGGCAAGTCCATGAAAAACTAACATCACGATCTGCTGTTTCAATTCCGCGTTTTACGTGAATTTTCAAAGTATACCCGCCATTATACAAAGCTGCCACAGGCACTCTAAAACTATAAGACGCCATATTTTCGATGCAAGCAACAAGAGGACCTAGATTGCATTTTTGTTCAACCCCTCCTTTCCGTAATATAACTGTTAGACCGTCCACGGGGTTTTCAAGTGGTCCCATACCCACTTTAATTTTAACATATACTTGTTCTCCTGCTTTTACTGAAGATATTTTAATGTCACAATTCACATCTGAACAAAGAATAACGCGATTTACGCCCGTTTCTTCTTCCGCTTCTTCTTCATCTTCCTGAATTGGTTTCGCGCCTTTGTCAACCAACATCGTAATCGGCTTTGACGGGTAATTATCTGCGCTGACAGTTAGCGTCACATACCCCTGCTGAATGTTTGTGGTGCTTATTGTACCTTGATAAACTCCAGGAGTTGTGGTTTCATCGAACGCGTCCGTTATGTATGGCCCTGTTATTGTTCCGCCGGTAATCGGAGCGCCATTATATGTCAGTGCGATGTTTATTATATTCTCCCCCTCGCCTAGTTTCTCCGGATAAGTTGCTTCAATTGTCTTTGCCAGATGATCTAAAAATTCCCTGCAGGTCTGATCATTCATCTGCGGGTCTTTTACCGTCAAACATGCGGCGCCTGTCGGATTATCATTGCACACTTTTGTGCAATAATCTATTTTTGAAGAATTGCTTCCAAGTGAGGGATCTGTGCCTTTTATTATTTCTTCCGTTCCTGTTGCTCGCCCGTTTAGGATAATATAAATAATTGCAGAAATTGCCAAGAGCACGATTATGTAAATCACCATATTCATTGAAACTTCAAACGTGCCTTTGCGTTTCATAAACACACCATCAACATACCGTCATAATCCCTTTAGTTACGCAGTCGCCTCCAAAATCGTCCCAAACACAGCCGTCTCCATAAATCTGCTTGCAAGTGTTGCATCTTTCCTGGCATATCTGGGCTTGAATCACATTGTTCGCATTATCTGAAGTGGCTTGATTTCTTTCATCTGCCTTATTTGTAGAACTGCTGAAAACCAGAAGGATTACCACGGCAACTGCCAGCGCAATCACTATTGCAATAATAATCCACATAGCCTGGCTTGTTCCTTTTTTAAACATGTCATACCCCCGGAATATGGATGGTTTTCAAAACCATTATAATTGACCTGTCGCGCATAAAAAATAACATATACACCAACACAAGAAGCACAATCAAAGCAAGAACCCATTTTATAATGGTTTCTATAGGCATGCTGAAACCCTTTTTCATAATTAATTTATGTGCGAGCTTATTTAAATAAGCATTCACAATAATTTATATGCGAAAGGGAATTGAGACCGAACGGCTCACAAATGTTGGAATTGCCATTGCATTGGTTTCGCTGGTACTTATTTTTGCATACACTTTGATGAAAAAACATCTTGGGTGATTGAATTCGAAGTAAAGGGCTTTCAGATATTTTCAAGACGCTAGTATTCGTAATACTTGCACTGATAGTCTTTGTTATTGTTTTATATCTGAGCGGAAATCTTGGAAATATGATGAGTGATGGATCAAAAAGTTTAATAGAGGGGCTGCCCGGATGAAAAAGCATTTAATAAAAGGAAGTATTGATTGGGGAATGATTATAAAAATAATACTTGCATTGATTGTATTCGTGGTTTTTTTCACAATCATGACACAAACCCAAACAGGATCCAAGGATAGCGCGTGTGGTGGTTTGCTGGAATCCTTTAAAGCATACGTTTATGAGCCGCTGGGAATACCTCCCCCGACAAAATTGTGTTAATACTTGAAGTCTATAAAAATCTTCTTCAACAATTATTCGCATGCCTGAAAATAATAAAGAAATCACACTGCGCGTCGCAGAACTGCCGTCAAGCCAGCAGTCAGATATCGGGATAGGTATTGCAAGAATGGACTTGCGCAGGATGGCTGAACTCGGCGTAAGAGAAGGTGAAGTCATAGAAATTGAAGGCTCTCGCAAAACAGGCGCCATTGCTTACAGGCCATATCCTTCTGATTCTGGCCTTGACATAATCCGTATGGACCCTTACCTTCGAAAAAACGCAGGGACTTCAGCTGGAGAAAAAGTGACGGTAAAAAAAGGAGAGTACAAAGAAGCAAAAAAAGCAGTCATCTGTCCTGCGGAAAATGTTTCTCTTGTTCCTGTGCCTCAATTAAATGACCGCGTCAAGCTCCGCTTAATCGGGCGCGTCCTTACAAGGGGGGATATTATTTCTTTAGTCACGCGAAAAATGCAGCTGCCCGGCTCAACCGCAGAAGTTGCAGTTGACATTCCGCTTCCTTTTGAAACAAAATTTGTGATTGCGAATACAGAGCCCAAAGGAGGTATTGTAAAAATAACCGAAATTACAGAAATCGAAGTACTTTCAAAAGCAGTTGAAGTAAAGGATGAAGCAGAAGTGCCTTCAACAAGCTATGAAGATGTCGGAGGATTAAAAGAGGAGCTGAAAAAAGTCAGGGAAATGATAGAGCATCCGCTCAAGCATCCGGAAATATTTGAGCGCGTCGGCGTAAGCCCTCCAAAAGGCATACTCCTGTACGGCCCACCCGGAACCGGAAAAACGTTGCTTGCGCGCGCAATCGCAAGCGAATGCGGCGTAAATTTCATATCTCTTGTAGGCTCTGAACTTGTGGAAAAATTTCTCGGCGATACTGAAAAAAAGATACGCGACCTGTTCGATCAGGCTGCAGAAAAGGCACCAACAATAATATTTGTTGATGAAATCGATGCAATAGCGCCAAAGCGCGGCGAAGTCAACAACTACGACCGCTTCGTCACTCAGCTTCTTGCATGCATGGACGGCATGGAAGACCGCGGACAGGTTGTAGTAATTGCCGCAACAAATCAGATATCTGCCATAGATCCTGCCCTGCGAAGGCCCGGGCGTTTTGACCGCGAAATAGAAATCGGAGTCCCTAACAAAGACGGCAGAAAAGAAATTCTGCAGATCCATACAAGAAATATGCCGCTTGCAAAAAATGTTGATGTTGAAAAAATAGCAAATATAACCCATGGTTATGTTGGGGCTGATTTATCTGCGCTTGTCAGGGAGGCTGCCATGGCCGCGCTTAGAAAAAAGGTTTTCCCGAAAATAGATGCAAGCCAAAAAGAAATAGATATGAAAGTTCTTGACGCGCTGGATGTTGACATGGCTGATTTTGAAGACGCTTTAAAAATTGTAGAGCCAAGCGCAATGCGCGAGGTGTCTATAGACATTCCAAACGTTTCTTGGAATGATGTGGGCGGCCTTGACAAAATCAAGCAATATTTGAATGAAATGGTGGAGTGGCCGCTGAAGCATCCGGAAGCATTTACAAAAATGGGAATAACACCTCCAAAAGGCATACTTCTTTACGGA from Nanoarchaeota archaeon carries:
- a CDS encoding CDC48 family AAA ATPase; this encodes MPENNKEITLRVAELPSSQQSDIGIGIARMDLRRMAELGVREGEVIEIEGSRKTGAIAYRPYPSDSGLDIIRMDPYLRKNAGTSAGEKVTVKKGEYKEAKKAVICPAENVSLVPVPQLNDRVKLRLIGRVLTRGDIISLVTRKMQLPGSTAEVAVDIPLPFETKFVIANTEPKGGIVKITEITEIEVLSKAVEVKDEAEVPSTSYEDVGGLKEELKKVREMIEHPLKHPEIFERVGVSPPKGILLYGPPGTGKTLLARAIASECGVNFISLVGSELVEKFLGDTEKKIRDLFDQAAEKAPTIIFVDEIDAIAPKRGEVNNYDRFVTQLLACMDGMEDRGQVVVIAATNQISAIDPALRRPGRFDREIEIGVPNKDGRKEILQIHTRNMPLAKNVDVEKIANITHGYVGADLSALVREAAMAALRKKVFPKIDASQKEIDMKVLDALDVDMADFEDALKIVEPSAMREVSIDIPNVSWNDVGGLDKIKQYLNEMVEWPLKHPEAFTKMGITPPKGILLYGLPGTGKTLIAKAVAHEGGLNFISVKGPELHSKWVNESEKHIRDLFKRAKQVAPVIIFFDEIDALAPRRDAHGNEMFNKPVAQLLTELDGLEGLKGVIVIGATNRPDMLDPALLRPGRFDRHVEVPLPDKASRKKIFEVHLKGVPIDKSVKTDALVAKTDGFVGADIEALCREAAIVALREDINAKAVTEKHFKEALSVMKPSTTKEDAEKFKKRVEKTSKIKAPEDIAYLG